The Metarhizium brunneum chromosome 3, complete sequence DNA window ccaccaccacgatGCCAACTAACTCCCCTCCTTCTGCTCATCcttctcctcatcctccGGTAGAAAACCTCCGCTTGCCGCCCCTGCCGACCACTCTCCCCCCCGAAGCAGTCATCCGCCCCATCACAGAGTCCGACATCGCGCCTCTACGACGCATCAACTCCCTCCTCCTACAAGTCAGCTATCCGGACACTTTCTACCAAAAGGCTATCGACCCGTCCTCCTCGGGCCCCTTCTCGCGCGTAATAACATGGACGCACGAGGGTGAGGAGCCGAAAATCATAGGCGGCATAGTCTCCCACGTGGAACCTGACATCGACACCTCGGCCGCCCAAGTCCCGCAGAACTTGTACATCCGTTCGCTGTGTCTGCTCTCGCCCTACCGGTCGTTGGGGTTGATGAACGCCGCGCTGGAACACGTCATTGCCACGGCTATCAGCGCGCCGAACATGGATGTGCGCACCGTCACGGCGCATGTCTGGACAGAGAATGAAGAGGGCCTCCACTGGTACGACGCTCGAGGATTCACCAGGCTGGAGGCTCCCGTGAAGGGTTATTACCTGAAACTGCGGCCTGATTCGGCGTGGCTCATGAAGAGGGATGTTGGCGCCAGCGTGAGAAGTAGTCTGCCGGGTACGAATGGAAATGGTGTCGCGGCTTCGTCACGACCCGTCGGGGCTAGCACCACTGCTGCGGTTGTGAATCTACCTCCGCCACCGGCGTCTGGTGGCCCTCCGTCCTCGAAatccacgacgccgccgtcttcagcaccaacaccaccacctcctcctccaccgggAGCGAGGCCAAAAGCCGTGTCAGGGCAGTCGTATCAGAACCATCGGCCGGATATGGAATGGAACGACCTCCCGGCTGACATGGCCCCGACATTGGGTGCGCTGCGCAAGACGGGCAGTGAGTCAGCTTCGGCGACGAGTTCGAGGAGTAGCTCGCAGGCGCCGCGGAGGAAGAAGGATCGCTCATATCCGGCCGCCGCTTTTGGCAACTGAGGAGCATAATGGCGGCGAATTCAGGGGTGCTTAGAACAGATAGAGTTTACATGAATGACGACAATGCATACAAGACATAGAGCATCAAGTTAGGAAAGGAAATTACAGGGTCGATGTTTATGTCGGCTCAGACAGCCAAAGATTCGAAGAAATACAAGATAGAGCATGTATATGCACACCAAAAATTTGCTTTGCTACCGTGCTTGGAACATATGGCTCATGATTCAGTAATTTACCCAGATAATTGATACAGTTGAGACAATGAAAAAAGGCCCATCACCCAAAACTCCGTTTCTGCGCCCAAGAACAAAAGGCTGTCCTGCACCATCGTCAATCATCTCACCTGCGCCTACTCCACCAGATGCCCGCAATTGCGGCCACTGCAACAAGACCACCCACTACCAGCGGTGTCCATGACTGTACCGGATCCTCGACCGATGTCGACACATTGGAAGGAATCTTCTCGAGTCGTCTCTTGATATCCGAGCGCAGATCAGCAAGGAAATCGCCAGGCTTCTCCATACGAGCGGCAATCAAGGCAATCAGAGCTGCTCCAACTCCACTTCCATCCTTGGCAATACCAATTCGAATCTTTGCGACCTTTTCAGCTCCAATGCCATCGATGGCGCCAAGGGCCTCGTAGATCATGTCCCGGAAAAAGGGATAATGCTCAACCAAGCTACCATCGACACCAATATCGAgcacctcctcctcggggTCATCAAGCCTGCCTGATTGTAGCGCAatggcgccaatggccactGCCGACAATCTGGCTGCTCGGCGCGCGACGGCATCAGAGATAGCTTTGAACGCCTGGGCATCTTCCAATGACGGAGCGTAAATGTCCAGAGACTTTTCCAGTTCTAGTCGTATCGTAGAAAGCTCGGGGGTGTTGTCAGCTGCGGCGACGGACATGATGGCGCTGTCGAGTCCCCATGCCTCAAAGATACTTGACTTCGGCCCAATGCTCGTGGTGGTGGATCTGTCGTTGAAGCTAGAGTTTGCGTCTCGGAAAAGGCTGATGCCATCATCTTTGATCATGTCCACAACAGTCAACCGTACGATTTCTCCCAGGAACATTCCTGAAACACGCTTCTCAAACATCTGGATGCCAGGATTCACGCTTTCAGCATCCAGTGCCTTGTCCCACGGAGTAGAAGGCAGGACATTGAGCTGGTTATCGAATGAACCCCACTCGGTGTTGATGACCATTTCACCAGTCGACGCGTCATATTCACCTTCGATTGGTTTCTTGATAttggccgtcttttcgaTATAGGCTCCATTTGTACCAGTTCCAAAGATGCCACCCAATAAAGAGCGGTGTTTACCAGTAGACGTATAGGATCTTGCCATAAGAGTGCCGACAGTGTCGTTGACAAGAGCCGCAACCTTGACCGGGAGGCTCAGGTTATCAATCTCGTCCTGCAGCAAACGACAAACATCCTTGCCAACGGCATCGGGAATGTCAAAACCCTTGGTCCAGCGAATGAGGTAACCCTTGTTGATACCTAATTGCTTGACGGGAAAGCTAAATGTAAATCCAAGGCGAAAAATCTGCTCGTCACGGTAACCCATTGGGGTACTAGCGGTAGCTCTGCGACGCACATGACTCTCAAAGTGCTCGGCGTGGTGTTCTCGAAGGAACAGCTCAATTTGCTTGGCCAAAAAGGCGAAGAGCTCTTTGGCAGTTTTCGCAACCATGAGCTCCTTGGGAATGGCCACTTTGTTGTATGTCAGGTTAAAGGTCGTATCGCCGTTGAGGTGGATGGAGCAGACACGGAAGTTGGTGCCACCCAGATCAACCGCCAAGTACAGGCCCTGTGCATGAAGCGTTTAGAAAGGGCTGGTCGGAAGCAGGCCACAAAATGCCAACGCATGAAAACATGAGCTATGGTGTCGTACCTTTTCGGTGCCATTAGGAACTCCGGTAACATAGGTAGGAATCtggctgatgctggtgcCGTCGGTTTCCAAACCCTCCTCTGCCAGGTGGCGTCAGCAACATTCAGCCAACGGAGACACGCTGACACGCCATGTTTGCGACAACAGGTCAAGCTTACTCATTTGCTTCAGGAATTCTTGAACATGGAGGTTGGCATCTGCGTCGGAAAAGTCGAACTGCGAGACCACTCGCTTCGTCTTGTCGGCAAGCGCCATGGTGGTGAGAGGTCTCGAGACTGGCGCCAGTACTGGAAATGGTGCAGGGTTCACGCAAACCAACTCGGGTGGTTCGAGGACAGACGGAGGAAAGACAAGGCTAAGcagggaagaagaataagaGTTGAGGTGGGAgaaggggaaggggaagaaggagaagaagaagaagaagggtgacggcaccagcaccagcaccagcgaGCCGTCGAGCGCGGCGTCGTGGAGCACGAGACGGGCAAGCTGCTGGCAAAGTTAGCGGCCGCAACAAGACGAATAGTCAATGGGTAATTgtgggatgatgatgcagtTTGAGCCACTGGCGCAAGACTACTCGGGGATTGCAGGgatgtggtggtgaagaAAGCTCGgggtgctgctggagctcGAGATGGAGGTCAATTGGACAATTGATGGAGGGATGGGTGTCAGAATGGGGAGCAAATGGGGAGCATATGGGGGCGTCTGGAGCAATGCGGGGACCCAGACTTGGGGACCCAGACTTTTGCGAGAGCCTCTGGGCGACAAGCCagaacaacattgaacattgaagcttccAGTCCCTGTTGTGGGATGTGGGCCCAGATAGTTGATGGAACACTGAAGCATGAGAAGCTGGTCCATTTCCCGCGCTAGCACCGCTTGGGCATGGCGCAGATTGTGCAGTGGCGAGCTCACCACGTCGCATCATGCTGGCTGACTTGCATGCTGCGGCCGAGGAAGCGTGTTTGCATGGGCAATCGAGCATCAATTGCACATGCACAAGGCAAAACCCAAGGCCCGAAGGATTGAGGAAATTGTGCTGTGGACGAGTATGGTGCGCAAGGTCCTGGGGCAATGTCCAGACGGCACAGAGGAAAGATTGAAGATACATGGGAAAACGGTCAACGTACCACGgcagccacggccaccaAGGCTGGAATAAGCCACCAGAGCCGGCTGGTCCAAGTTGCCACCGGATTCCCCTCTTGATGCTTCCCTGTATTGCTGGTCTCTG harbors:
- the cwf24 gene encoding Pre-mRNA-splicing factor cwf24 codes for the protein MSLPSAKAPPAQLSIRSFFQSKQTKYAPPPSSRETTTTTTTTTMPTNSPPSAHPSPHPPVENLRLPPLPTTLPPEAVIRPITESDIAPLRRINSLLLQVSYPDTFYQKAIDPSSSGPFSRVITWTHEGEEPKIIGGIVSHVEPDIDTSAAQVPQNLYIRSLCLLSPYRSLGLMNAALEHVIATAISAPNMDVRTVTAHVWTENEEGLHWYDARGFTRLEAPVKGYYLKLRPDSAWLMKRDVGASVRSSLPGTNGNGVAASSRPVGASTTAAVVNLPPPPASGGPPSSKSTTPPSSAPTPPPPPPPGARPKAVSGQSYQNHRPDMEWNDLPADMAPTLGALRKTGSESASATSSRSSSQAPRRKKDRSYPAAAFGN
- the glkA gene encoding Glucokinase, which gives rise to MALADKTKRVVSQFDFSDADANLHVQEFLKQMKEGLETDGTSISQIPTYVTGVPNGTEKGLYLAVDLGGTNFRVCSIHLNGDTTFNLTYNKVAIPKELMVAKTAKELFAFLAKQIELFLREHHAEHFESHVRRRATASTPMGYRDEQIFRLGFTFSFPVKQLGINKGYLIRWTKGFDIPDAVGKDVCRLLQDEIDNLSLPVKVAALVNDTVGTLMARSYTSTGKHRSLLGGIFGTGTNGAYIEKTANIKKPIEGEYDASTGEMVINTEWGSFDNQLNVLPSTPWDKALDAESVNPGIQMFEKRVSGMFLGEIVRLTVVDMIKDDGISLFRDANSSFNDRSTTTSIGPKSSIFEAWGLDSAIMSVAAADNTPELSTIRLELEKSLDIYAPSLEDAQAFKAISDAVARRAARLSAVAIGAIALQSGRLDDPEEEVLDIGVDGSLVEHYPFFRDMIYEALGAIDGIGAEKVAKIRIGIAKDGSGVGAALIALIAARMEKPGDFLADLRSDIKRRLEKIPSNVSTSVEDPVQSWTPLVVGGLVAVAAIAGIWWSRRR